In the genome of Streptococcus mitis, one region contains:
- a CDS encoding two-component system response regulator produces MYKVLLVDDEYMVTEGLKRLIPFDKWDMEVVATASHADEALEYVQENPVDVVISDVNMPDKIGLDMIREMKEILPDAAYILLSGYQEFDYVKRAMNLSVVDYLVKPVDKVELGNLLEKIAGQLGERGKKSQTLSQDLDEAGFVSYLGGKENWWIGLSKEKQGSFAIPYYVLGQDWQIFISDQPLDGLVVTPFEAPYQEHFERWKLNAEKALFYGSVNLKQSQSLFAYYEPIYRVIIQGDLNQIVEELNLLEKVVLENTPRVPITKQLFIQFVMDVFHLFEHLKADDLTDIVKTIHAIQSFDELVPYIKETLTRFFGQYRMNENVVSVLEVIGRDYQKELSLKDISKDLFINPVYLGQLIKRETNSTFAELLNKQRIKAAQQLLLSTSDSIEDICYAVGYSNVGYFYKVFRKLCGKSPKAYRKQVETIL; encoded by the coding sequence ATGTATAAAGTATTATTAGTAGATGATGAGTACATGGTTACAGAAGGTCTGAAACGTTTGATTCCCTTTGATAAGTGGGATATGGAGGTTGTCGCAACAGCCAGTCATGCCGATGAAGCCCTAGAATATGTTCAGGAAAATCCTGTCGATGTGGTCATTTCCGATGTCAATATGCCTGACAAAATAGGGCTTGATATGATTCGGGAGATGAAAGAAATCTTACCAGATGCTGCCTATATCCTGCTCTCAGGTTATCAGGAGTTTGATTATGTAAAAAGAGCAATGAACCTTAGTGTGGTGGACTATTTGGTCAAGCCTGTTGATAAGGTAGAGTTGGGAAATCTGCTGGAGAAGATTGCAGGTCAGCTCGGCGAGAGAGGAAAGAAAAGTCAGACCCTCAGTCAAGATTTAGATGAGGCTGGATTTGTTAGTTATTTAGGTGGTAAGGAGAATTGGTGGATAGGCTTATCCAAGGAAAAACAAGGCTCTTTCGCCATTCCCTACTATGTGTTAGGACAAGATTGGCAGATTTTCATTTCTGATCAACCCCTAGATGGTTTAGTCGTTACTCCCTTTGAAGCTCCCTATCAAGAACACTTTGAACGCTGGAAGCTGAATGCTGAGAAAGCCCTCTTTTACGGTTCTGTAAATTTAAAACAGTCTCAGAGTCTCTTTGCCTATTACGAACCGATTTATAGGGTTATCATTCAGGGGGATCTCAACCAAATCGTAGAAGAGTTGAACCTCTTGGAGAAGGTAGTTCTTGAAAATACACCTCGTGTTCCGATTACCAAGCAGCTTTTTATCCAATTTGTCATGGATGTCTTTCACTTGTTTGAACATCTAAAAGCTGATGATTTAACGGATATTGTCAAAACGATTCATGCTATTCAATCCTTTGATGAATTGGTTCCTTATATTAAGGAAACTCTGACCCGCTTTTTTGGGCAATATCGAATGAATGAAAATGTGGTTAGTGTGCTAGAAGTCATTGGGCGTGATTATCAGAAAGAACTTTCGCTCAAGGATATCAGTAAGGATCTCTTTATCAATCCTGTTTATCTGGGGCAGTTGATTAAGCGAGAAACCAATTCGACCTTCGCAGAATTACTAAACAAACAACGCATTAAGGCTGCCCAACAGCTCTTGCTTTCGACTAGTGACAGTATCGAAGATATTTGTTAT